A region of the Aphelocoma coerulescens isolate FSJ_1873_10779 chromosome 1, UR_Acoe_1.0, whole genome shotgun sequence genome:
atagcACTTCTGGGAAAATGCTGTATTAGAATACTCACTGATGGTAAGTGGACAGGTGGCCAGTAAGTGAGTTGATATTTATTATCACAGAATGCCTGAGGTTGGAAAGACCTTCCAGAGATCATCTCATCCCCTCTTCAAAGAATCAACTCTATTGCCCAGTTGATTTTTTTAGTATCTTCAAGGATGAGACTCCATAACCATCTCTGGGCAGGCTTGTCCAGTGTTTAGCCACTTTCATGgttttggcttgttttttttctcgTATGACTAGATAGAATTGCCTGTACTTCAGGTTGTACCTTTTGCCTTTTGTGGTCTCAGTGCTCATCACTGGGAAGAATCTCCCTCTTCCTTACTGCCTACCATCAGATATCTGTGCACATAGACAAGATCCCCCTGAGCTGTTGTTTTCGTTATTCTGTCGGTGCCTTATTAATCCAGAGAGATGGGACGATCACGATTATCACGATTTATTACTTAAAAATCAACAAGGCATCAGTCTCAAAGGCCATGACTTAGTAGCAAGCTGCCATAATGGAGAAAGTCACGAGTTTCAGAGTTACATCataatttataactttttgGTCCAATAAGCAATTAACACGAAACCTTGTTTTGACTTTATAACCTATCACCTTCACTACTTTTTACTGCATTGCGTCTGTTCCACAACCAATGACTTATTAGCTCACGTACACACGTATACTTCTGTTAtaacatctaaattcttaacttaaactataaaaTCACATTACTATACTTAAAAACCCTTCACCATATCACCCAATACATTTTCTTACTTATAACTATAGAAACACAGGTTTATGATTCTTCTGCTTAAAGCCTGCACAGCTTTGCCACTACATCAAGCCAAGTTctttccagggttgtaaatcaaattTACTAATGCTTGTAGAAGtctctgcttttctgtttcacatctccccctcctctctGCACTAAAAAAAACTCCATTAATAGATTGATCAATCATCCGTTGTACACATTGGAACAAACAGGGCACCATTATTAGTACTACTGTTATGATTACTAAAATGTAAAGACCTGTTGTAAGGCATTTCTTTAACCATGGTGTTACACCCCATCCACTAAACAAATCATCCAGCCAAGTTCCATGATCAACTCTTATTTTTGATACACCCTCTTTAAGTTGTTGTATGCTTTTATGAATAGACACTGAATGATCAGACATTCATACAACACTTCCCTTCAAAGTCCTCACATCCATGTCCATGGGctaacaaaagaaaatcaatggctgctctaTTTTGCAAGGTTGCATGCCTCACACCTTAACATCTGCTAAAAGGCCACTCAACACAAGGGACGTAGCATTAGATTGTTTActcagccaacatcccaactgaTCTAACTGCTTTAATGCAACTGCTGAAGCAAGTGGTGGCAAAAGAAGAGATGCTGCAGAAAACTCCATGGATTGAAATCATCTTTACATTCTGGTCTGTACTGATGGGTAAAAAATCTTTTTCCTCTGTGTCTCATGCTGGCAATTGTCTTCATAATAGGAGTTAAAAATGTAAGCTTCCCTAAAGTACATGGACCACCCTTGATGGTTGAAGGGATAGCAGGCCATGCTGTGTCtccacaaacaaaaaatattccttgtggTAATTGAAGAGAAACAGAACTAAATGTAGATGGAAATACAGAAGTATCATTACACCAAAAGGTGTGATTCTTATGCACAGGGTGTTGTGGAGAGACATCTCTCACTACTGACTGATTGTTCTCTGTAGAACTGAATTTGACACAGAATTTTACTTTTAGAGAACCAAGGAGTTCTAATTCTTGAGGTTCATCAGAGGCTTTAGGAAGATAGGGCGTCCACCATTCCCATGTATTTACTGGAGTATAGTGCTCCCACACCTGTGACTCAGCGAAGGTGCCTCATACAGCTTCATCAACTCTTTTTGGTATTGGCCAATTTTCTACTGGTACACTGACTAAgcaagttgaaaatggattttctcgAGTTGTAGTAGACAAAAACAGAGTATCCAAACCTGAAACATTAGCTAAAGTCACCCAAACATTGGTTTTAGGTTGACTAACTGGCAAAGCTATATGACTAAAAgcagacaaaacaaacaaagcaaagaacAAACTTAACATCTGATTAAACTTCATGTTTCTTTAAAGCTATCTTTTGgcaaaacattattttcttaaattttaatttttaaacgaATTTCTAAGAATATTCTCTTATATTTTTCAATCTTGTTCAAACATCACCTAATGATGAGGCACAAAGGTACTTTGTGCCTTCTTTAAAGCAAGAAAGTGGGGATTATTTGCCAAAAGAGCTTTATGATACTCTCTTTTTTCACACTCTTTATATTGACATAAAACCCAAAGTTCACAGTTCTAACAATAAAAACAAGAGATTGCAGGTATGGGTTGTAGTCTCTGCGTAGCTCACGTCTGTGTGCTTTCTTCTTTGCTTGTGGGATTGTCAGTGTGCTTCTGCACGTGGAATGGCTTCACGTTCTTCACAGGACGCCACCTGGGTCCCGTACCTGtagaaacacaaacaaacccttTGCCCCAGGTTATTAGAGGAAATGGGCCTTCaatttgtcctgtttctggacTTCTAATCAGAACTAAAggattttcctttaattttgcaTGTGCGCAATTAGAAAAATGCCTAAATATTGAAGGATCCGGCTCTGCAGAAGAACTATTCAAAAAATTATAAACATACAAGGCTTTACTCAATCACATCTGTGGTGTTGCCTGTGCTATATCTCCTTTTTTCTgatctaaaatacattttaaagaatGATGTGTCCTTTCAACAATTGCGTGACTTGTGGGAGGATAAAAGGAATACCAAAAGTATGGCAAACACCCCaattcattaaaaatgtgtCTACTTTTTGAGCTGTATAAGCAggaccattatctgtttttatttcttgaggtACTCCTAGAGAAGCAAAAGCCTGCGAAAAATGCTGACATGCATGACTATCTGTTTCTCCTGTGtgtacagaagcaaaaactgcattggaaaatgtatccactgacagatggatatttttatattttccaaaagaTGGGTATCTGTTTGCCACAACTGCAAGCTCTGCACTCCTCAAGGGTTAACCACTCCATTGGAAACAGGGGGCTGCACCAGTTGACAATCTGGGCAGGTATTTACAATTGCTCTAGCCTCATCTCTAGAAAGATGAAACACTCGCACAGGTGCTTGTGCattctgaggaaaaaaggcaTGAATCTGTTTTGCCTGTTCAAAAATATTTGGTAGGGTGTTTACTATGGCTACTGTTCATTTttcagctctggagctgccttCTGCCAGAAATCCTGGAAGCGATGAGTGAGCTAATACAAGAGACATAATATTGATTAGTTCTACTTTGTGTAATTGTATAAAGACATGTAAGATAACGACACAGATCATCATTACTAACATCTTTCAAACCCGACCCTTCTATTCTTTTAACTGTATTAGCAACATAAGCAGAGTCTGTAATCAAAAGGTTCCTGAAAAAGCTGAAATGCTCTAACTACTGCTGCAAGCTCAACCACTTGTGTTGAACTTTCTGTTGTTTGGGTATCTCATTTCCATGCTTTAGTTTCTGGATCCTGTCATACTATCACAGAGCAATGTGTCTTCCCTGAGCCATCAGAAAATAGCATAAGAGCATTTAAAGGCACTTCACTTAACAGAGGTTTGTCTCTGAAGCTTAACTTTGTCTGTAATAACTTATGGCTAGGAAAATAAATAGAACAGGTGCCTGAATAATTCAACAATGCAATTTGCAGATCTTCTGATTTTTGTAATGCCCaatcaaaatactttttcttcaaAGGTAGATAAATTATTGCAAAATCTTTGCCTGTTATGTTAATAGCCTTGCTCTACCTCTGATTATAATTTGTGCTAATATCTCCATTGTCGTGAACATTGTTTTTGGAGACCTGTAAGGTAAAAAGACCCATTCTATTATTAGCAAAGTATCTTTGGCAGAGGCATCCCATTAAAATATAAGACCATAAACCtgcattttttcttctaataCTGCAAGAAAAAATGGTTGTGAAGCAATACAACAATGCGCTTGTCTTTTCTGAAATGCTTCTGCTACTCTGTCAAGAGCTTTTTGAGGCTCAGGAGTAAAAGTTCTGGGAGATGTGATGTCAGAGTCTCCTCTTAGGAAgtcaaaaactggagcaagttcaTCTTTGGTGATCCCTAACGTACATCTGATCCAAATTATTTCTCCCAAAAGCTGTTGCAAATCCTGCAAGGTATTAAATTTAGTtcaaagctgtattttctgcAGCATAATTGCTTGCTCTgtcattttccatcccaaacATCTCCATGGTGAAGTTTCCTGTATTTTTGATGTGGAAATTTCAAGTCCAGCATTTTTAATCTCTGTAACAACACTGTCACAAGCTTACTTCATCTCTTTTTGTGTTGGTGCTGAAATTAACAGATCGTCCATATAGTGTAAAATCTTTGCTTGAGGATATTTTTGTCTAGCTGGAGATAAAGCTTTTGCCACAAACCACTGAAATATAGTAGGTGAATTTTTCATTCCTTGAGGAAGAACAACCCAATGATACCTTAGTAAGGGCTCTTGTCTATTAATACTTGGGACAGAGAATGCAAAACGTGGGGCATCGTCTGGGTGAAGtggaatattgaaaaaaaagtcttttaaatcAATGATAACTGAAGGCCAATCTCTTGGGATCATAGAAAGAGAAGGAAGTCCAGGCTGGAGAGGTCCCATACCTTCAATCACTTCATTAATCTTTCTGAGATCATGAAGCAGCCTCCAGGAATCAGAAGCCTTTTTGTGTATAACAAACACTTGTGAATTCCAGGGACTGGTTGTTTCTCTAATACGACCTTTCTGCAATTGTTCCTGTATTAATTTTCTGCGGGCActcaatttcttttcttctaggGGCCATTGATTCTCCTAGATCGCTTTATTGGTTTTCCATGACAATTTAGGAGTGATGAGTGCCTGCATGGCCCCCACTAAAAATCCACTTCCAGCTTTACTCCCCATTGAGCTAACAAGTCTCTCCCCCAGCCTGTAATGGGCTTTCTTACAACAAAAGGATGAATaactgctgtttttctttcaggtCCTTTGACTGTAATCACAGATACACTTTGTAAGCATAGAGTAGCACTCCCTATACCTGTAAGGGTATCCAGGGGAGTCACCAACTTCCAGTCCTTTGGTCAAAACAAATAGGAAACAATAGTAACATCTGCTCCTATATCCATCAGACCTTTAACCATAACTGTTTTGTTATTATGCATTAAACTGCAAGTCAATGTTGGTCTGTTATATCCAATATGTTCTGTCCAAAGAATCTGTGGTGTCAAGTCTGAGCCTTCTGTAAGAGGTTGCTGACCTTCCATCTCTATTGCTCTGCGTGTAGCTGTGGTAGGCACTGCAATGGCTGTGGCTAGTGATGTTCCTGCAGGAACAACTAGAGGAGGTTGTAAAGCTTGGGCTAAAATTGTAAGCTCTTCATGACAATTTGCTGAAATAATTGTTGGATAAACTACGAGGCCTATAATACGACATGCATCTTTGCCCGTAATTGAAAAGTCCTGCCTCTCTTCGGATGTCCCAGTAACTCCTGTAGGTATTGAATATTGAAAACCATGCACAAAACATACCAATTCGGAAGCTGCCAAGGTACAGAATGCTCCAGGGAGCAGAAGGTCAGGGTTGCTTGGGAGGTATCTGACAATTCTGCTCATGTGGCTTTGGTCTCCAGAGTTCAAGCCTTGACTGTGGAACTGCTGCTATTTGTTTCTTCATGCGGCAGTGCTGTAAACTCGCAAATCCATTTCCTGGCAAAAGATTCCCATCTATATCATATCTAGAGTGACACCTGTTTGCATAGTGTCTTCCCTTTTTACATCTGGAACAGCGAACTGGTGCTCTTGTAGTCTCTTTAGGCTCTAGACAGTTTTTTATTACATGTCCAGGCTTACCACACCGAAAACATGTTCTTTCATCTGTATCAGCTTGTAGTACTACTCTGAAATTGTTCATAGTAAGAGCATTAAGTGTTTTTGTGAGTGTTTTATCCAGCACTTCAGCTTGAGTGGTAATAGCTCTTTCAAGCCTTTCTCCTAATATATCAGCTTGAACCATGGCTATATGTTGTGCAGTACCAATTTTACTGCAAGCTTCGATCATATCTGAAAGGCTTGGCTGTAACCCTGGCAGGGCTCTAATAGTTCGCTGACATTCTTCATTGGCATTTGTGTAAGCAAAATTCTGTAATAATATTGGGCGTGCCACATCATCGCCACACTGGCGTTCTAAAGCCTGAGTCAATCTATCtataaaagaagagaaagactcAGTTGgaccttgctttatttttgtataGGCACCTTGTGGACTACCCACAGGTTTAACCTTCAGGAGTGCCTTTCTGGCTGCCTCTTTGATATCAGCAAGGACCGGTCTTGCCAGGTTTGCTTGATCTTCTGGCCTGTCATGAGGTGGGTCCCCTGCCAGGTGTGCAAGCGTCAGAGCTGCATTGGGACCTCCTGCATATCTCTCTAGCAATTTTCCGAGAAGTCTGCGCCATCCCCAGTCCCACAACAAATACTGTGAATCAGTCAGAATCATTGAGGAAATATTTCTACAGTCAAAAGGTGTTAAATCCAAATGATTGAAAAACCCCTTTAACAACAGCTTGAAATAGGGAGAACCTAAGCCACAGTCCTCTACTGCCTTCCTTAAATCCTTAATGTCATCATGTGAGATAGCTTTCCACTTCGGGttctctcctgctctcccatATCTCATCGGCAGTCCTAAAAACGATTTACGAGCTACAGCGAGGTCACCCTCCTTAATGAGTTTATAACATATATTGTTCCAGTCCGTCAGAGCAGGCTTCTCTCCAGAATTCTTTTCTTT
Encoded here:
- the LOC138119325 gene encoding endogenous retrovirus group K member 6 Gag polyprotein-like, whose translation is MGQNISKEQRDVYTKLKTLIKLHSRSVPKQKLKDLLLWVLKNYPQSELITPLRKSLWDSVGMQLFDLATKRDKVAASLLPTCRVLIEIFNEPSTCASITGILTTQQVPAESPPSAVCNIAPERGGEVCPQAGVRESPEAAPDVTEKNMDAMKSNPENLNLRADMQIQDECSTSEDEFGLDFQEINRLSPAKMRNSFSSHKEKNSGEKPALTDWNNICYKLIKEGDLAVARKSFLGLPMRYGRAGENPKWKAISHDDIKDLRKAVEDCGLGSPYFKLLLKGFFNHLDLTPFDCRNISSMILTDSQYLLWDWGWRRLLGKLLERYAGGPNAALTLAHLAGDPPHDRPEDQANLARPVLADIKEAARKALLKVKPVGSPQGAYTKIKQGPTESFSSFIDRLTQALERQCGDDVARPILLQNFAYTNANEECQRTIRALPGLQPSLSDMIEACSKIGTAQHIAMVQADILGERLERAITTQAEVLDKTLTKTLNALTMNNFRVVLQADTDERTCFRCGKPGHVIKNCLEPKETTRAPVRCSRCKKGRHYANRCHSRYDIDGNLLPGNGFASLQHCRMKKQIAAVPQSRLELWRPKPHEQNCQIPPKQP